A region from the Flavobacterium enshiense genome encodes:
- a CDS encoding fatty acid desaturase family protein translates to MNKQTPIFSKADNLKFFRILNKRVNDYFKENNIKKTGNWKLHLKTVIMFSLFLTPYFLILALDFPLWAHLLLTIVIGIGMAGVGMNVMHDGNHGSYSSKPWLNKIMGGSIYILAGNVYNWQVQHNVLHHTYTNIHGHDEDLEAGRIIRFTKHSDWSPIHKFQHYYSVFLYGLLTFNWAITTDIKQTRRYIKKKLSYGEFPSPIKLWSTLVITKIIYFSIWLAIPMILGIVWWEVILGFLVMHYTAGLILSIVFQLAHIVEETDHPQPDENNEIENTWAIHQLFTTANFAPKNWLINWYTGGLNHQIEHHIFPNISHIHYGKIGEIVKQTAAECNLPYYEFKTMSSAVYSHFKHLKELGQKPQLA, encoded by the coding sequence ATGAATAAACAAACGCCAATTTTCTCTAAGGCCGATAATCTGAAGTTTTTCAGAATCCTGAATAAGCGCGTAAACGATTATTTCAAAGAGAATAACATCAAAAAAACCGGTAACTGGAAATTACATCTGAAGACCGTTATTATGTTTTCGTTGTTCCTTACCCCCTATTTTTTGATTCTGGCGCTGGACTTCCCGCTTTGGGCTCATTTACTTTTAACCATCGTGATTGGTATCGGAATGGCAGGGGTAGGAATGAACGTAATGCACGATGGAAATCATGGATCCTATTCTTCCAAACCATGGCTGAACAAAATCATGGGCGGAAGTATCTACATTTTAGCCGGAAACGTTTACAACTGGCAGGTGCAGCATAATGTTTTGCACCATACCTACACCAACATCCACGGTCACGACGAAGATCTGGAAGCCGGAAGAATTATCCGTTTTACAAAACACTCCGATTGGTCGCCAATCCATAAATTCCAGCACTATTATTCTGTATTTCTTTATGGATTACTAACATTCAACTGGGCTATTACGACGGATATAAAACAAACCAGACGTTATATCAAGAAAAAATTATCCTATGGTGAATTTCCAAGTCCTATAAAGCTATGGAGCACTTTGGTTATCACAAAAATCATTTATTTTTCGATTTGGCTGGCAATTCCAATGATTCTTGGCATCGTTTGGTGGGAGGTTATTTTAGGATTTTTAGTAATGCATTATACTGCCGGTCTGATTTTGAGCATCGTTTTCCAATTGGCACACATTGTTGAAGAAACCGATCATCCGCAACCGGACGAAAACAATGAAATCGAAAACACCTGGGCAATCCATCAGTTGTTCACCACAGCAAATTTCGCTCCGAAAAACTGGCTGATAAACTGGTACACCGGAGGACTGAACCATCAGATTGAACATCATATTTTCCCAAATATCAGTCATATTCATTATGGCAAAATAGGTGAAATCGTAAAACAGACTGCAGCCGAATGCAATCTGCCATACTATGAATTTAAGACAATGAGTTCTGCTGTCTATTCCCACTTCAAACATCTGAAGGAATTAGGTCAGAAACCGCAATTAGCATAA
- the pruA gene encoding L-glutamate gamma-semialdehyde dehydrogenase, with amino-acid sequence MPKGIYNVPTAYNEFVKTYAPGTPEREAVAAAFKQMFNSTVDVPLYIGSEEIRTGKTKNMTPPFDHKHVVGQYHEAEKEHIEKAIAAALEAKKKWANMPWEQRASIFLKAAELLAGPYRAKINAATMIAQAKTVHQAEIDSACELIDFLRFNVQFMTQIYSEQPISSEGIWNRMEHRPLEGFVYAITPFNFTAIAGNLPAAPALMGNVVIWKPAATQVYSANVIMEVFQQAGLPAGVINMITGNSAMISDTLLGSADFAGIHFTGSTGVFNDMWAKIGQNISKYKSYPRIVGETGGKDFVLAHPSSIPAQVATALTRGAFEYQGQKCSAASRAYIPASLWPEVKELLLADLASIKMGSPEDMSNYMSSVISEQSFDKLAGFIDQAKKDADAEIIAGGGYDKSVGYFIQPTVILTTNPKYNTMCTELFGPVLTIYVYEDAKWTETLALVDGTSNYALTGAIFSQDRYAIVEATKALENAAGNFYINDKPTGAVVGQQPFGGARASGTNDKAGSILNLLRWVSPRTIKETFVTPTDYRYAFLK; translated from the coding sequence ATGCCAAAAGGAATCTACAATGTTCCAACAGCGTATAACGAATTCGTTAAAACATACGCTCCCGGGACCCCTGAAAGAGAAGCTGTGGCTGCAGCTTTCAAACAAATGTTCAACAGTACAGTTGATGTACCTTTATATATTGGCTCAGAGGAAATCCGTACCGGAAAAACCAAAAACATGACGCCTCCTTTCGATCACAAACATGTGGTTGGACAATATCACGAAGCAGAAAAAGAGCACATTGAAAAAGCGATTGCTGCTGCTTTGGAAGCAAAGAAAAAATGGGCCAACATGCCTTGGGAACAAAGAGCTTCCATTTTCTTAAAAGCTGCCGAATTATTAGCAGGACCTTACCGTGCGAAAATCAATGCAGCAACTATGATTGCTCAGGCAAAAACAGTACACCAGGCAGAAATCGATTCGGCTTGTGAGTTGATCGATTTCTTGCGTTTCAACGTACAGTTCATGACGCAGATTTATTCCGAGCAACCAATTTCCTCTGAAGGAATCTGGAACAGAATGGAGCACCGTCCGTTAGAAGGATTCGTCTATGCCATCACTCCGTTTAACTTTACGGCCATTGCAGGAAACTTACCGGCGGCTCCGGCTTTAATGGGTAACGTAGTAATCTGGAAACCGGCTGCTACGCAGGTATATTCTGCTAACGTAATCATGGAAGTTTTCCAACAGGCTGGTCTACCGGCTGGTGTTATCAACATGATCACAGGAAATTCAGCAATGATTTCAGATACTTTATTAGGAAGTGCTGATTTCGCAGGAATCCACTTTACGGGATCAACAGGAGTTTTCAATGACATGTGGGCAAAAATTGGTCAAAATATCAGCAAATACAAATCATATCCAAGAATCGTAGGGGAAACAGGAGGAAAAGATTTCGTTCTGGCTCACCCATCTTCGATTCCGGCGCAAGTTGCTACTGCTTTAACAAGAGGCGCTTTCGAATATCAGGGACAAAAATGTTCTGCTGCTTCAAGAGCTTATATTCCGGCTTCACTTTGGCCAGAAGTTAAAGAATTATTGTTAGCCGATTTAGCTTCCATTAAAATGGGCTCACCGGAAGACATGAGCAACTATATGTCTTCAGTTATTTCAGAACAGTCTTTCGACAAGTTAGCTGGTTTCATCGACCAAGCTAAGAAAGATGCAGATGCTGAAATTATTGCCGGAGGAGGTTATGACAAATCGGTTGGGTATTTCATTCAGCCAACGGTTATCTTAACTACGAATCCGAAATACAACACGATGTGTACGGAATTATTCGGTCCGGTTTTAACTATCTACGTTTACGAAGATGCTAAATGGACTGAAACATTGGCTTTAGTTGACGGAACTTCAAACTATGCATTGACAGGAGCTATCTTCAGCCAGGATCGTTATGCCATTGTTGAGGCTACTAAAGCATTGGAAAATGCAGCAGGAAACTTCTACATCAACGACAAACCGACAGGAGCCGTCGTTGGTCAGCAGCCATTTGGTGGAGCCAGAGCTTCCGGAACCAACGACAAAGCGGGTTCAATTTTGAACTTGTTGCGCTGGGTTTCTCCAAGAACGATCAAAGAAACTTTCGTTACACCGACAGATTATCGCTATGCTTTCTTAAAATAA
- the apaG gene encoding Co2+/Mg2+ efflux protein ApaG, with translation MVSQITSGIKISVLTSFEGTYFKNYKIHFAFSYEVTIENQSKDSVQLNSRHWEIYDSLNDLEIVDGEGVIGKKPVLKPGEKHTYSSGCLLSSPFGAMHGYFNMVNFTTTRSFRVIIPTFKLSAPFALN, from the coding sequence ATGGTTTCACAAATAACGAGCGGCATTAAAATTTCTGTGTTAACTAGTTTTGAGGGCACTTACTTCAAAAACTACAAGATTCATTTTGCCTTCAGTTATGAAGTAACCATAGAAAACCAAAGTAAAGATTCGGTACAATTGAATTCCCGCCACTGGGAAATTTACGATTCACTTAATGATCTTGAAATCGTTGATGGAGAAGGTGTAATTGGAAAAAAACCGGTATTAAAACCCGGAGAAAAACACACTTACAGTTCAGGCTGTCTGCTTTCATCCCCTTTTGGCGCAATGCACGGCTATTTTAATATGGTGAATTTCACAACCACAAGAAGTTTCCGCGTTATCATTCCTACTTTTAAACTAAGCGCGCCGTTCGCCTTAAATTAA
- a CDS encoding pyridoxal phosphate-dependent aminotransferase: protein MNPLSDRINNLSTSQTLAMAALARELKAQGKDIISLSLGEPDFNTPDFIKEAAKKAIDENYSTYTPVEGYLELKEAICRKFKRDNHLEYTPSQIVVSTGAKQSLYNIAQVMLNHGDEVILPAPYWVSYFEIVKLSGGVPVEVPTSVETDFKITPEQLEAAITPKTKMMWFSSPCNPSGSVYSREELTALAKVLEKYPNIYVVSDEIYEHINFSGTFCSIGSIPGMFEKTITVNGVAKAFAMTGWRIGYMGAPEFIAKACTKIQGQVTSGANSIAQRATITAVDADPSVLKHMVDAFHSRRDLVVGLLKEIPGIKINVPEGAFYVFPDVSSFFGKTLRGHEIKDANDFSMYLLAEANVATVTGDAFGNPNCIRFSYATSEEILKEALRRIKEAVTNTEVLA from the coding sequence ATGAACCCGCTTTCGGACAGAATTAACAATTTATCTACGTCGCAAACGTTAGCTATGGCTGCGTTAGCCAGAGAATTAAAGGCTCAAGGAAAAGACATTATCAGTTTAAGTTTAGGAGAACCGGATTTCAATACTCCGGATTTCATCAAAGAAGCTGCAAAAAAAGCCATCGATGAAAATTACAGCACCTATACTCCGGTAGAAGGTTATCTGGAATTGAAAGAAGCGATTTGCCGCAAATTCAAAAGAGACAATCATTTAGAATATACACCTTCGCAAATTGTAGTTTCTACCGGTGCGAAGCAATCCTTATACAACATTGCGCAGGTAATGTTAAACCACGGAGACGAAGTAATCCTTCCTGCTCCTTACTGGGTAAGTTATTTCGAAATCGTCAAACTTTCGGGAGGTGTTCCGGTAGAAGTACCAACATCTGTTGAAACTGATTTCAAAATCACACCTGAGCAATTGGAAGCTGCCATCACACCAAAAACAAAAATGATGTGGTTCAGCTCACCATGTAACCCAAGTGGTTCGGTATACAGCCGCGAAGAATTAACTGCTTTAGCAAAAGTATTGGAGAAATACCCGAACATTTATGTAGTTTCCGATGAAATCTACGAACACATCAACTTCTCAGGAACATTCTGCAGTATCGGATCTATTCCGGGAATGTTTGAAAAAACCATCACGGTTAACGGAGTAGCAAAAGCTTTCGCTATGACAGGATGGAGAATCGGATATATGGGAGCTCCTGAATTTATCGCTAAAGCATGTACAAAAATTCAGGGACAGGTAACCAGCGGAGCAAACTCAATCGCACAACGTGCTACCATCACTGCTGTTGACGCAGACCCATCGGTTTTAAAACACATGGTAGATGCCTTCCACAGTCGTCGTGACTTAGTTGTTGGTTTATTAAAAGAAATCCCGGGAATTAAAATCAACGTTCCGGAAGGTGCTTTCTATGTATTCCCAGACGTTTCTTCGTTCTTCGGAAAAACATTGAGAGGCCATGAAATCAAAGACGCAAACGATTTCTCAATGTATCTTTTAGCCGAAGCCAATGTAGCGACAGTAACCGGAGACGCTTTCGGAAACCCGAACTGTATCCGTTTCTCGTACGCAACCAGCGAAGAAATACTAAAAGAAGCTTTACGCCGAATTAAAGAAGCGGTAACCAATACCGAAGTTCTAGCATAA
- the rsmG gene encoding 16S rRNA (guanine(527)-N(7))-methyltransferase RsmG: protein MHEIVKYFPNLTDNQIEQFQKLEELYRDWNAKINVISRKDIDELYTKHVLHSLGIAKIMEFKPGSKILDVGTGGGFPGIPLAILYPEVDFYLIDVIAKKIRVVNEVAKGLGLQNVKAEQMRAENVKEDFDFIVSRAVTNMPDFFTWVKDKIAKKQNHELKNGILYLKGGDLSEELKDFPKATEYNLSDFFEDEFFETKKVVHLPLKYKS from the coding sequence ATGCATGAAATTGTAAAATATTTCCCTAATCTTACTGATAATCAGATAGAACAGTTTCAAAAACTGGAGGAATTGTATAGGGATTGGAACGCTAAAATTAACGTGATTTCGAGAAAAGATATCGATGAATTGTATACCAAACATGTGCTGCATTCTCTCGGAATCGCAAAGATAATGGAGTTCAAACCGGGGTCTAAAATATTGGATGTGGGAACCGGTGGCGGTTTTCCCGGAATTCCGCTGGCTATTTTATATCCGGAAGTCGATTTTTATCTGATTGATGTGATTGCCAAAAAAATCCGTGTAGTAAATGAAGTGGCTAAAGGATTGGGATTACAGAATGTTAAGGCCGAACAGATGCGTGCCGAAAATGTAAAAGAAGACTTTGATTTCATTGTGAGCCGCGCCGTTACCAATATGCCTGATTTCTTTACTTGGGTGAAAGATAAAATCGCCAAGAAACAGAATCACGAGCTTAAAAACGGAATTTTATATCTGAAAGGCGGGGATTTGTCTGAAGAACTGAAAGATTTTCCAAAGGCAACGGAATATAATTTATCGGATTTCTTTGAAGATGAATTTTTCGAAACTAAAAAAGTAGTACACTTACCGCTAAAATATAAGTCATAA